One Streptomyces sp. P9-A2 DNA window includes the following coding sequences:
- a CDS encoding ScbR family autoregulator-binding transcription factor, whose protein sequence is MARQVRAEQTRATIITAAADLFDRQGYESTSLSDIVEHAQVTKGALYFHFAAKEDLAHAILELQSATCRRLARDTETRGHTSLEALMRLTFGIARQSAEDPVLRAGLRLATGGTRPRPPLSHPFTEWTDIVTARLVGAVKESDVHPEVDTDVVAHSLVCFFIGTRVVGRSREPVARQPRRTAEMWQILIRGLVPVTRRARYLSLAARLEREIAPV, encoded by the coding sequence ATGGCGAGGCAGGTACGCGCCGAGCAGACCCGCGCGACGATCATCACGGCCGCCGCCGATCTGTTCGACCGGCAGGGGTATGAATCGACCAGTCTCAGCGACATCGTCGAACACGCCCAAGTCACCAAGGGAGCCCTGTACTTCCACTTCGCGGCGAAGGAGGACCTGGCCCACGCGATCCTGGAGCTCCAGTCCGCCACCTGCCGCAGACTGGCCAGGGACACCGAGACCCGGGGCCACACCTCCCTGGAGGCGCTGATGCGCCTCACCTTCGGCATAGCCCGCCAGTCGGCCGAGGACCCCGTCCTGCGGGCCGGGCTCCGCCTCGCCACCGGGGGCACCCGGCCGCGTCCGCCGCTCAGTCACCCGTTCACCGAGTGGACGGACATCGTCACCGCCCGACTCGTCGGCGCGGTCAAGGAGTCCGACGTCCACCCCGAGGTCGACACCGACGTCGTGGCCCACTCCCTCGTCTGCTTCTTCATCGGCACCCGCGTCGTGGGCCGCTCCCGGGAACCCGTCGCCCGGCAGCCCCGCCGCACCGCGGAGATGTGGCAGATCCTCATCCGGGGCCTGGTCCCGGTGACCCGCCGGGCCCGCTATCTCAGCCTGGCCGCACGGCTGGAGCGGGAGATCGCCCCCGTCTGA
- a CDS encoding damage-control phosphatase ARMT1 family protein: MSDTPTASVILGNRPGSFPHSVLAERHPAIIRQVRDAFPYEPEQQHALDALLANCTEGTIEPLPADAHDRERWAAWGMDAYAGQSWHDVPWLWSESWFYRQLLRAVGYFGPGPWKGIDPFRPSKRAELDSSATDDELAALDGLVGRPADEQGQALLHGSLWGNRADLGFRLSAEGADLAAAAPALVADDSERLWSLLDASRAGTLVLVADNAGRELVPDLLLIAHLLDHGTIDRAVLHVKPYPYYVSDATTADVVDALRRLVGAQGAAAGYGRRLWDALSDGRLALRAHPFSCSPLPYEEMPDDLRADFAPAALTLVKGDLNYRRLVGDRTWPPTTPFTDVTGYFPGPVAALRTLKSDVVTGLAPATEKALVAAEEQRWRTGGTHALIQVRA; this comes from the coding sequence ATGTCCGACACTCCCACCGCTTCCGTGATCCTCGGCAACCGGCCCGGCTCGTTCCCGCACAGCGTGCTCGCCGAGCGGCACCCCGCGATCATCCGGCAGGTGCGCGACGCCTTCCCGTACGAACCCGAGCAACAGCACGCCCTCGACGCCCTGCTGGCCAACTGCACCGAGGGCACGATCGAACCCCTCCCCGCCGACGCCCACGACCGGGAGCGCTGGGCGGCCTGGGGGATGGACGCGTACGCCGGACAGTCCTGGCACGACGTGCCCTGGCTGTGGTCCGAGAGCTGGTTCTACCGTCAGCTGCTGCGAGCAGTCGGCTATTTCGGCCCCGGCCCCTGGAAGGGCATCGACCCCTTCCGTCCCTCCAAGCGCGCCGAACTCGACTCGTCCGCGACGGACGACGAACTCGCCGCGCTCGACGGCCTCGTCGGCCGGCCCGCGGACGAACAGGGGCAGGCCCTGCTGCACGGCTCCCTGTGGGGCAACCGCGCCGACCTCGGCTTCCGGCTCTCCGCCGAGGGGGCCGACCTCGCGGCAGCCGCCCCCGCGCTGGTCGCCGACGACAGCGAGAGGCTGTGGTCGCTGCTGGACGCCTCCCGCGCGGGCACCCTCGTCCTGGTCGCCGACAACGCCGGACGCGAACTCGTCCCCGATCTCCTGCTCATCGCCCACCTGCTGGACCACGGAACCATCGACCGGGCGGTGTTGCACGTCAAGCCGTACCCGTACTACGTCTCCGACGCCACGACCGCCGACGTCGTCGACGCGCTGCGCCGGCTGGTCGGGGCCCAGGGAGCCGCGGCCGGTTACGGGCGCAGGCTCTGGGACGCCCTGTCCGACGGCCGGCTGGCCCTCCGCGCCCACCCGTTCTCCTGCTCCCCGCTGCCGTACGAGGAGATGCCCGACGACCTCCGCGCCGACTTCGCCCCGGCCGCGCTCACCCTCGTCAAGGGCGACCTCAACTACCGCCGCCTGGTGGGCGACCGCACCTGGCCCCCCACCACCCCCTTCACCGACGTCACCGGTTATTTCCCCGGACCGGTCGCCGCCCTGCGCACCCTGAAGTCCGACGTCGTCACCGGCCTGGCCCCGGCAACGGAGAAGGCACTGGTCGCGGCCGAGGAACAGCGCTGGCGCACCGGCGGCACCCACGCGCTGATCCAGGTACGGGCGTAG
- the cyc2 gene encoding germacradienol/geosmin synthase Cyc2, with protein sequence MTQPFVLPHFYLPHPARLNPHLDQARAHSSVWAREMGMLEGSGVWEQADLDAHDYGLLCAYTHPDCDGPALSLITDWYVWVFFFDDHFLELFKRSQDREGGKAHLDRLPLFMPLDPAAPVPEPHNPVEAGLADLWARTVPAMSEDWRARFALATEHLLNESLWELSNINEGRIANPVEYIEMRRKVGGAPWSAGLVEYATAEVPVAVAGTRPLRVLMETFSDAVHLRNDLFSYQREVEDEGENSNGVLVLETFFGCATQQAADTVNDILTSRLHQFEHTAFTEVPAVALEKGLAPHEVAAVAAYAKGLQDWQSGGHEWHMRSSRYMNEGARQANPWEVPTGPGTSAVDVRGLLATAGAARLRAHTHVPYQKVGPSLIPEIRMPFPLTLSPHLDASRSTLVAWCHRTGILSEGVWDEDKLDAYDLALCSAGIDPDATPAALDLSAQWLAWGTYGDDYYPLVYGHRRDLATARLTTARLSDCMPVDGEPVPPATNAMERALTDLWARTTAAMTPEERVPLKNAVNVMTESWLWELGNQIVHRVPDPVDYLEMRRQTFGSDLTLGLCRVGHGPAVPPEVYRSGPVRSLENAAIDYACLLNDVFSYQKEIEFEGEIHNAILVVQNFFGCDYPTALGIVHDLMSRRLDQFEHVVAHELPVLYEDFGLSREARAIMRDYVLDLQNWMAGILHWHRSVDRYKNAWLSGRAHGFLPDRTPAVPMTTRI encoded by the coding sequence ATGACCCAGCCGTTCGTACTTCCGCACTTCTACCTGCCGCACCCCGCGCGGCTGAACCCGCATCTCGATCAGGCCCGCGCCCACTCGTCGGTGTGGGCGCGCGAGATGGGCATGCTGGAGGGATCCGGAGTCTGGGAGCAGGCCGATCTCGACGCGCACGACTACGGCCTGCTCTGCGCCTACACCCACCCCGACTGCGACGGGCCCGCCCTCTCCCTGATCACCGACTGGTACGTGTGGGTCTTCTTCTTCGACGACCACTTCCTGGAACTGTTCAAACGCAGCCAGGACCGCGAAGGCGGCAAGGCCCACCTGGACCGGCTGCCGCTGTTCATGCCGCTGGACCCGGCAGCCCCGGTGCCCGAGCCGCACAACCCGGTCGAGGCGGGCCTCGCCGACCTGTGGGCGCGCACCGTGCCCGCCATGTCCGAGGACTGGCGCGCCCGGTTCGCGCTCGCCACGGAGCACCTCCTCAACGAGTCGCTGTGGGAACTGTCCAACATCAACGAGGGGCGGATCGCCAACCCCGTCGAGTACATCGAGATGCGCCGCAAGGTGGGCGGCGCCCCGTGGTCGGCGGGGCTCGTCGAGTACGCGACCGCCGAAGTGCCCGTCGCCGTCGCCGGAACCAGGCCGCTCAGGGTGCTGATGGAGACGTTCTCCGACGCCGTGCACCTGCGCAACGACCTGTTCTCCTACCAGCGCGAGGTCGAGGACGAGGGCGAGAACAGCAACGGCGTCCTCGTCCTGGAGACCTTCTTCGGCTGCGCCACCCAGCAGGCCGCCGACACCGTCAACGACATCCTCACCTCGCGGCTGCACCAGTTCGAGCACACCGCGTTCACCGAAGTGCCGGCGGTCGCCCTGGAGAAGGGCCTCGCCCCGCACGAGGTCGCGGCCGTCGCGGCGTACGCGAAGGGGCTGCAGGACTGGCAGTCCGGCGGCCACGAATGGCACATGCGCTCCAGCCGGTACATGAACGAGGGCGCACGGCAGGCCAACCCCTGGGAGGTCCCGACCGGGCCGGGGACCTCGGCCGTCGACGTACGCGGCCTGCTCGCAACCGCGGGCGCGGCGAGGCTGCGGGCACACACCCATGTGCCGTACCAGAAGGTCGGCCCGTCCCTGATCCCCGAGATCCGCATGCCGTTCCCGCTCACGCTCAGCCCGCACCTCGACGCCTCCCGGAGTACTCTCGTCGCCTGGTGCCACCGGACGGGCATCCTGAGCGAAGGCGTGTGGGACGAGGACAAACTGGACGCCTACGATCTCGCGCTGTGCTCCGCCGGAATCGACCCGGACGCCACCCCCGCCGCCCTCGACCTCAGCGCGCAGTGGCTCGCCTGGGGCACCTACGGCGACGACTACTACCCGCTCGTCTACGGCCACCGCCGCGACCTCGCCACCGCCCGGCTGACCACGGCCCGCCTGTCCGACTGCATGCCCGTCGACGGTGAACCGGTGCCCCCGGCGACCAACGCCATGGAGCGGGCCCTGACCGACCTGTGGGCCCGCACCACCGCGGCCATGACACCGGAGGAACGGGTGCCGCTGAAGAACGCCGTGAACGTCATGACCGAGAGCTGGCTGTGGGAACTGGGCAACCAGATCGTGCACCGCGTGCCCGACCCGGTCGACTACCTGGAGATGCGCCGGCAGACCTTCGGCTCCGACCTCACCCTCGGCCTGTGCCGGGTGGGCCACGGCCCCGCCGTCCCGCCGGAGGTCTACCGCAGCGGCCCGGTCCGTTCCCTGGAGAACGCGGCGATCGACTACGCCTGTCTCCTCAACGACGTCTTCTCGTACCAGAAGGAGATCGAGTTCGAGGGCGAGATCCACAACGCGATCCTCGTCGTGCAGAACTTCTTCGGCTGCGACTACCCGACGGCGCTCGGCATCGTCCACGACCTGATGAGCCGTCGCCTGGACCAGTTCGAGCATGTCGTGGCACACGAGCTGCCCGTGCTGTACGAGGACTTCGGACTGTCCCGGGAGGCACGCGCGATCATGCGGGACTATGTGCTGGACCTGCAGAACTGGATGGCGGGCATCCTGCACTGGCACCGCAGCGTGGACCGCTACAAGAACGCCTGGCTCTCGGGCCGGGCCCACGGCTTCCTGCCGGACCGCACACCCGCGGTGCCCATGACCACCCGTATCTGA
- a CDS encoding PDZ domain-containing protein has protein sequence MFLGTGLVLSGVGVGAMGATVVGADGPAELQRQAGFAGAAEPSVPSVRSVPSVRSEPSEQSVPSVRSVPSVRSEPSEQSVPSVRSEPSVRSERSARSARSGPSGALPSPSLPSPASAPVVARLGVEVVDDSGPGALVVGVHVPGPGFSTGLVRGDVLLAFDGTRIGTAADLAGAVVRARPGAGATLTVRHHGGGFQQLTAVPGLVA, from the coding sequence ATGTTCCTCGGCACCGGCCTGGTGCTGTCCGGGGTGGGCGTCGGGGCGATGGGTGCCACGGTCGTCGGCGCGGACGGGCCGGCCGAGTTGCAGCGCCAGGCAGGATTCGCGGGCGCTGCCGAGCCGTCCGTGCCGTCCGTGCGGTCCGTGCCGTCCGTGCGGTCCGAGCCGTCCGAGCAGTCCGTGCCGTCCGTGCGGTCCGTGCCGTCCGTGCGGTCCGAGCCGTCCGAGCAGTCCGTGCCGTCCGTGCGGTCCGAGCCGTCCGTGCGGTCCGAGCGGTCCGCGCGGTCCGCGCGGTCCGGACCGTCGGGGGCCCTCCCCTCCCCTTCCCTCCCCTCCCCGGCGTCCGCGCCCGTCGTCGCCAGGCTCGGCGTGGAGGTCGTGGACGACAGCGGGCCGGGGGCTCTGGTGGTCGGCGTGCATGTGCCGGGTCCGGGGTTCTCGACGGGCCTGGTGCGGGGCGACGTGCTCCTCGCCTTCGACGGCACCCGGATCGGCACGGCCGCCGACCTGGCGGGCGCGGTCGTCCGGGCGAGACCGGGTGCCGGGGCGACCCTCACGGTGCGCCACCACGGTGGCGGCTTCCAGCAGCTCACGGCCGTCCCCGGCCTCGTCGCCTGA
- a CDS encoding aminoglycoside phosphotransferase family protein, whose product MTQAPTPTADTVRRLARTLLKDEGDGESADVPEVRPVGEGAGTATWWVGTRQVLRLALDREMSTRRRRELRLRELVRPHIPVAVPSSVAYGEWAPGLICTLDTRLSGGSAEEHRVSAVGETDLAGLLTGLREVPARQAETLGVPRVPPRSLESLRRAAGEAAERLAAADEFVPHRMRQQLTPSAAVQLRDPSGSPVLVHHGLTGAHLVVSAGGRVRGVLGWSGAVVGDPTEDIAGLALAVGSPAAVRAATLAGYGARPCLRGLWLARCDAVLHLAEALDGGGTGPLPPPLLRVRLRRAWEAILLERVTDLRSADDMP is encoded by the coding sequence ATGACCCAGGCACCGACACCCACCGCGGACACCGTCCGCCGGCTGGCCCGCACCCTCCTCAAGGACGAGGGTGACGGTGAGAGCGCCGACGTACCGGAGGTGCGGCCCGTCGGCGAGGGCGCCGGGACCGCCACCTGGTGGGTCGGCACCCGGCAGGTGCTGCGCCTCGCACTCGACCGGGAGATGAGCACACGCCGGCGCCGCGAGCTGAGGCTGCGGGAACTCGTCCGCCCGCACATCCCGGTCGCGGTGCCGTCGAGCGTGGCGTACGGGGAGTGGGCACCAGGCCTGATCTGCACCCTGGACACCCGGCTGTCCGGCGGGTCGGCCGAGGAGCACCGGGTGTCCGCCGTCGGGGAGACCGATCTGGCCGGGCTGCTCACCGGACTGCGCGAGGTACCGGCGCGGCAGGCGGAGACGCTCGGCGTGCCACGTGTCCCCCCGCGTTCCCTGGAGTCCCTGCGCCGGGCCGCCGGAGAAGCCGCCGAACGGCTGGCCGCCGCCGACGAGTTCGTCCCGCACCGCATGCGGCAGCAGCTCACCCCCTCCGCCGCGGTCCAGCTCAGGGACCCGTCCGGCTCGCCGGTCCTCGTCCATCACGGCCTCACGGGCGCGCATCTCGTGGTCAGCGCCGGCGGCCGGGTACGCGGGGTCCTCGGCTGGTCCGGGGCGGTGGTCGGCGACCCCACCGAGGACATCGCGGGCCTGGCGCTCGCCGTGGGCTCCCCGGCCGCCGTACGCGCCGCCACCCTCGCCGGCTACGGCGCCCGCCCCTGTCTGCGCGGCCTGTGGCTGGCCCGCTGCGACGCGGTCCTGCACCTCGCCGAGGCGCTGGACGGCGGGGGCACCGGACCGCTGCCGCCGCCGCTGCTGCGCGTCCGGCTGCGCCGGGCCTGGGAGGCGATCCTGCTGGAGCGGGTGACGGACCTCCGCAGCGCCGACGACATGCCGTAG
- the treZ gene encoding malto-oligosyltrehalose trehalohydrolase, producing MQFEVWAPQADEVTLQCDGVTRALTRDPEREGWWRGEADARDGSRYGFALDSGPVLPDPRSRRQPDGPDGESAVVDHDAFAWRAAWEGRPLPGAVLYELHVGTYTREGTFDAAAERLEHLAGLGVTHVELMPVCPFPGRHGWGYEGVSLWAVHEPYGGPEALKRFVDRAHSLGLGVVLDVVHNHLGPSGNHLPRFGPYFTDTHHTPWGAAVNLDAPGSDEVRTYLVRSALAWLRDYRIDGLRLDAVHALADTRAYPFLEELAAAVDALSADTGRPLFLIAESDRNDPRYVTPRADGGHGLHAQWNDDFHHALHAALTGESQGYYADFARAPLAAVAKTLSGGFFHDGTYSSFRGRRHGRPLDRTRIAGHRLLGYSQTHDQIGNRARGDRLAALVSPGLLACAATLTLTAPFTPMLFMGEEWAAGTPWQFFTDHTDAELAQAVRDGRRREFTAHGWAAADVPDPQDPATRDRSCLDWSEPGREPHARVLAWYRQLVALRHAQPDLTDPDLADTKVVFDEDRRWLAFRRGDVLVAVNLAGESAAIALGVPHARVLAAWEPVGAPGADGVLHLPGESAVVLQQH from the coding sequence GTGCAGTTCGAGGTGTGGGCACCGCAGGCCGACGAGGTGACGCTCCAGTGCGACGGCGTCACGCGCGCTTTGACGCGCGACCCGGAACGGGAGGGATGGTGGCGGGGTGAGGCGGACGCGCGGGACGGCTCCCGGTACGGCTTCGCGCTGGACAGCGGGCCGGTACTGCCCGATCCGCGCTCGCGCCGGCAGCCGGACGGGCCCGACGGGGAGAGCGCCGTCGTCGACCACGACGCGTTCGCCTGGCGCGCGGCCTGGGAGGGTCGTCCACTGCCCGGCGCCGTCCTGTACGAGCTGCATGTGGGCACGTACACGCGCGAGGGCACGTTCGACGCCGCCGCCGAGCGGCTGGAGCATCTCGCCGGGCTGGGCGTCACCCATGTGGAGCTGATGCCGGTGTGTCCCTTCCCCGGCCGTCACGGATGGGGGTACGAGGGGGTCTCGCTGTGGGCGGTGCACGAGCCGTACGGGGGCCCCGAGGCACTGAAACGGTTCGTCGACCGGGCGCACTCCCTGGGTCTGGGCGTCGTCCTCGACGTGGTGCACAACCATCTGGGGCCGTCCGGGAATCATCTTCCGCGGTTCGGCCCGTACTTCACCGACACCCATCACACTCCGTGGGGCGCCGCCGTCAACCTGGACGCCCCCGGTTCGGACGAGGTGCGGACGTATCTCGTCCGGAGCGCGCTGGCGTGGCTGCGGGACTACCGGATCGACGGGCTGCGTCTGGACGCGGTGCACGCGCTGGCGGACACCCGCGCCTACCCCTTCCTGGAGGAGCTGGCGGCGGCCGTGGACGCCCTGTCGGCCGACACCGGCCGGCCGCTGTTCCTGATCGCCGAGTCGGACCGGAACGACCCCCGGTACGTCACGCCCCGCGCGGACGGCGGTCACGGACTGCACGCCCAGTGGAACGACGACTTCCACCACGCCCTGCACGCCGCGCTGACCGGTGAGTCGCAGGGCTACTACGCCGACTTCGCGCGCGCCCCGCTCGCGGCGGTCGCCAAGACGCTCTCCGGCGGCTTCTTCCACGACGGCACGTACTCCTCGTTCCGCGGCCGGCGGCACGGGCGGCCCCTGGACCGTACGCGGATCGCCGGGCACCGGCTCCTCGGCTACAGCCAGACCCACGACCAGATCGGCAACCGGGCCCGGGGCGACCGGCTGGCCGCGCTGGTCTCCCCCGGCCTGCTGGCCTGCGCCGCGACCCTCACGCTGACCGCCCCGTTCACGCCGATGCTGTTCATGGGCGAGGAGTGGGCGGCGGGCACGCCCTGGCAGTTCTTCACCGACCACACCGACGCCGAACTCGCCCAGGCCGTGCGCGACGGCAGGCGGCGGGAGTTCACGGCGCACGGCTGGGCCGCGGCGGACGTGCCCGACCCGCAGGACCCGGCCACCCGCGACCGCTCCTGCCTGGACTGGTCGGAGCCGGGACGCGAGCCCCACGCGCGTGTGCTGGCCTGGTACCGGCAGCTCGTCGCGCTGCGTCACGCGCAGCCGGACCTCACCGACCCCGACCTCGCCGACACCAAGGTGGTCTTCGACGAGGACCGGCGCTGGCTCGCCTTCCGGCGCGGGGATGTGCTGGTGGCCGTGAACCTGGCCGGTGAGTCGGCCGCGATCGCGCTGGGCGTCCCGCACGCGCGCGTACTCGCCGCCTGGGAGCCCGTCGGGGCACCGGGCGCGGACGGAGTGCTGCACCTGCCCGGCGAGTCGGCGGTGGTGCTGCAGCAGCACTGA
- a CDS encoding DUF1707 and FHA domain-containing protein: MTSSFEFNTYPARLSDVERDKALKVLRDGAAVGRLSHDTFIRRMELVLAARCPDELVPLTADLPTEGRVSRLLFSSVEAVSGFTVRLRGAWRAERLPKLLLPHPATTHPLRIGRDPANGLRLNHETVSRVHAELRQQGGLWVLRDLGSTNGTTVNGRRVVGAAVVREGDQIGFGRMTYRLTVN, encoded by the coding sequence GTGACGTCGTCATTCGAGTTCAACACGTACCCCGCGCGGCTCTCCGACGTGGAGCGCGACAAGGCGCTGAAGGTACTGCGGGACGGCGCCGCGGTGGGGCGGCTGTCCCACGACACGTTCATCCGGCGCATGGAACTGGTGCTCGCGGCCCGGTGCCCCGACGAACTCGTCCCGCTCACCGCCGACCTGCCCACCGAGGGCCGCGTCTCGCGCCTGCTGTTCTCCTCCGTGGAGGCGGTCTCCGGGTTCACGGTACGGCTGCGCGGGGCCTGGCGGGCCGAGCGGCTGCCGAAGCTGCTGCTGCCCCATCCGGCGACCACCCATCCGCTGCGCATAGGGCGCGACCCCGCCAACGGGCTGAGACTCAACCACGAAACGGTCTCCCGTGTGCACGCGGAACTCCGTCAGCAGGGCGGCCTGTGGGTGCTGCGCGACCTCGGGTCCACCAACGGCACGACGGTGAACGGGCGTCGGGTGGTCGGCGCGGCCGTCGTCCGGGAGGGCGACCAGATCGGCTTCGGACGGATGACGTACCGGCTCACGGTGAACTGA
- a CDS encoding SSI family serine proteinase inhibitor — protein sequence MTYTSLKAVRGALLAATALLAWLVPTPAQADPALRGADTSDTWLVLGVDQGETRTGTASGNLLLCDPPQGHPRAADACAELDAVNGRISGIPARDTYCPMVYAPVTAHAHGQWRGQPVEYTETFSNRCAMEARTGSVFALDGPQPS from the coding sequence ATGACGTACACCTCACTGAAAGCGGTACGGGGCGCGCTGCTGGCGGCGACCGCCCTCCTCGCCTGGCTCGTGCCCACCCCCGCGCAGGCGGACCCGGCCCTCCGGGGCGCCGACACCTCCGACACCTGGCTCGTCCTCGGCGTCGACCAGGGCGAGACCCGGACCGGTACGGCATCCGGCAACCTGCTCCTCTGCGACCCGCCCCAGGGCCACCCGCGCGCGGCCGACGCCTGTGCGGAACTCGACGCGGTGAACGGGCGCATCTCCGGCATCCCGGCCCGGGACACCTACTGTCCGATGGTCTACGCCCCGGTGACCGCACACGCGCACGGGCAGTGGCGGGGACAGCCGGTCGAGTACACGGAGACCTTCTCGAACCGGTGCGCGATGGAGGCCCGGACCGGCTCCGTATTCGCCCTGGACGGGCCACAGCCCTCATGA
- a CDS encoding M14 family zinc carboxypeptidase, with translation MSLLPELRYPTVAELVSSSRALTARRPGLCVLRQVGLSRAGRPLYLLSVGHARRAVLVVAGAHANEPAGGGTLLALARRVVVERELRDDTSWHFLLCADPDGASLHTATEPDSLYDYHLGFFRPAGREQPEWAPSVLPPDRLPPETLALTGVIDELRPYLQVSLHGTDLGGSWVQLTRDVPGLAEPFGKSAAELHIPVETGASDAAGWPVSGPGVRVMPAAEAGPVYPSLPDDARHSTWYRPHRYGGLTAVVEVPMWAGGLVDDPEPHPAPAEALRHLADRLLRDAREVRKVLEEARPGAMEDAGTAGGPLLRAATWGLELVPGLASDLVRTLPPDGTRAYVGSVDAFTRRVPLRAAAMLLRELRESDPHAAARLEHLVALWSDSFAVHFRARWVPVAHQVEHQVRTVVAAALHARAGTGTGAG, from the coding sequence GTGAGTCTCCTGCCGGAGCTGCGCTACCCGACGGTGGCCGAACTCGTTTCCTCCTCCCGCGCGCTGACGGCCCGGCGGCCCGGCCTGTGCGTCCTGCGGCAGGTGGGACTCTCCCGCGCGGGGCGGCCGCTGTACCTGCTGTCCGTGGGCCACGCCCGGCGTGCCGTGCTGGTGGTCGCGGGCGCCCATGCCAACGAGCCGGCCGGTGGGGGCACCCTGCTCGCGCTGGCCCGGCGGGTCGTGGTGGAGCGGGAGCTGCGGGACGACACGTCCTGGCACTTCCTGCTGTGCGCGGACCCCGACGGGGCGAGCCTCCACACGGCGACGGAGCCGGACAGCCTGTACGACTACCACTTGGGCTTCTTCCGTCCCGCCGGCCGGGAACAGCCGGAGTGGGCCCCGTCGGTCCTGCCGCCCGACCGGCTGCCGCCCGAGACCCTGGCCCTGACCGGGGTCATCGACGAGCTGCGGCCCTACCTCCAGGTGTCGCTGCACGGGACCGATCTGGGCGGCAGCTGGGTCCAGTTGACGAGGGACGTGCCGGGGCTCGCCGAGCCGTTCGGTAAGTCCGCCGCGGAGCTGCACATCCCGGTGGAGACGGGCGCCTCGGACGCGGCGGGCTGGCCGGTGTCCGGTCCCGGGGTGCGGGTGATGCCCGCGGCGGAGGCCGGGCCGGTGTATCCGAGCCTGCCGGACGACGCGCGGCACAGCACCTGGTACCGCCCCCACCGGTACGGCGGCCTGACGGCGGTCGTCGAGGTACCGATGTGGGCCGGCGGACTGGTGGACGATCCGGAGCCGCACCCGGCTCCGGCCGAGGCGCTGCGGCATCTCGCGGACCGGCTGTTGCGGGACGCGCGCGAGGTGCGAAAGGTGCTGGAGGAGGCCCGGCCCGGGGCCATGGAGGACGCCGGTACCGCCGGCGGTCCGCTGCTGCGGGCGGCCACCTGGGGGCTGGAGCTGGTTCCGGGGCTGGCCTCAGACCTGGTCCGCACCCTGCCGCCCGACGGCACCAGGGCGTACGTGGGCAGCGTGGACGCGTTCACGCGCCGGGTGCCGCTGCGGGCGGCGGCCATGCTGCTGCGGGAGCTGCGGGAGAGCGACCCGCACGCGGCGGCACGGCTCGAGCACCTGGTCGCCCTGTGGAGCGACTCGTTCGCCGTGCACTTCCGGGCCCGCTGGGTGCCCGTGGCGCACCAGGTGGAACATCAGGTCCGTACGGTCGTGGCGGCGGCACTGCACGCCCGCGCGGGTACGGGTACGGGAGCGGGCTGA